In Kitasatospora sp. NBC_00240, the following are encoded in one genomic region:
- a CDS encoding PAC2 family protein — protein sequence MRDHQALYELEPQGVAAVAAANAALGDTGAGLVLLYHFEGFMDAGEAGGQVVAHLLEEGSPQVVARFDHDRLVDYRARRPAMVFDREHWASYDPPEILLQLVEDAAGSPFLLLTGPEPDVEWERFAAAVRELAERFEVRLSIDFHGIPMGVPHTRPVGLTPHGNRLDLASGYPQWFEQAQVPGSAQALLEYRLAEAGQDVLGFAVHVPHYVARSAYPAAAVLILEAVQSATGLVLPGHSLRDRVGEVYADIEEQLAQGDGELRSAIRGMEGQYDAVAGADSRDSLLAEAVDLPSADELGRRFEQFLAEHERDAD from the coding sequence GTGCGAGATCACCAGGCGCTGTACGAGCTGGAACCGCAGGGTGTGGCCGCCGTGGCCGCCGCGAACGCGGCCTTGGGCGACACCGGCGCGGGCCTGGTGCTGCTGTACCACTTCGAGGGCTTCATGGACGCCGGCGAGGCCGGCGGCCAGGTGGTGGCGCACCTGCTGGAGGAGGGCTCCCCGCAGGTCGTCGCCCGCTTCGACCACGACCGCCTGGTGGACTACCGCGCCCGGCGGCCCGCCATGGTCTTCGACCGCGAGCACTGGGCCTCCTACGACCCGCCGGAGATCCTCCTCCAGCTGGTCGAGGACGCGGCCGGCTCGCCGTTCCTGCTGCTCACCGGCCCCGAGCCGGACGTCGAGTGGGAGCGCTTCGCCGCCGCCGTGCGCGAGCTGGCGGAGCGGTTCGAGGTCCGGCTCTCCATCGACTTCCACGGCATCCCGATGGGGGTGCCGCACACCCGCCCGGTCGGCCTGACCCCGCACGGGAACCGCCTCGACCTGGCGTCCGGCTACCCGCAGTGGTTCGAGCAGGCCCAGGTGCCCGGCAGCGCCCAGGCCCTGCTGGAGTACCGGCTGGCGGAGGCCGGCCAGGACGTCCTGGGCTTCGCCGTGCACGTGCCGCACTACGTGGCCCGGTCGGCCTACCCGGCCGCCGCCGTGCTGATCCTGGAGGCCGTCCAGTCGGCCACCGGCCTGGTGCTGCCCGGCCACTCGCTGCGCGACCGGGTCGGCGAGGTGTACGCCGACATCGAGGAGCAGCTGGCCCAGGGCGACGGCGAACTGCGCTCGGCCATCCGGGGCATGGAGGGCCAGTACGACGCGGTGGCCGGCGCCGACAGCCGGGACAGCCTGCTCGCCGAGGCCGTCGACCTGCCCTCGGCGGACGAGCTGGGCCGGCGCTTCGAGCAGTTCCTGGCGGAGCACGAGCGGGACGCCGACTAG